In the Ctenopharyngodon idella isolate HZGC_01 chromosome 4, HZGC01, whole genome shotgun sequence genome, one interval contains:
- the LOC127511088 gene encoding gastrula zinc finger protein XlCGF57.1-like isoform X7: MAFIKEEIEDLKIEETFRVKHEETEEQTDLTPLKEESEKLSENEEKEQYEIHHDLITGEKSFSFSQDENTSSQKIAQKTGTRSSLTCFICVKSFSCHGNLKVHMRIHTGEKPYTCQQCGVSFTQNGHLKVHMRIHSGEKPFTCQQCGKSFTTELNLRYHISIHTGEKPFTCDQCGKSFTRKVNLYNHFRIHSREDCCRQCGKRFSGTNSLTRHMRTHSGEKPFECHECGKRFTQQGSLNTHMRIHAGEKPFTCPQCGKSFTVNGHLKAHIRIHTGEKPYTCQQCGKSFTEKGSLERHLRTHNGEKPFTCKLCGKNFIETGHLDVHMRIHTGEKPYTCQQCGKSFSQQGNLKVHMRTHIGAKPYTCQQCGKNFTEKGSLERHLRTHNGKKPFTCNLCGKNFIETGHLDAHMRIHTGEKPYTCQQCGKSFNQQGNLKVHMRTHIGAKPYTCQQCGKSFTEKGSLKRHMKIHNGISL, from the exons atggcgtttattaaagaggagattgaagacctgaagattgaagaaacattcagagtgaaacatgaagaaactgaggaacaaacag ACCTGACGCCActgaaagaggagagtgaaaAACTCAGTGAAAATGAAGAGAAAGAGCAGTATGAAATACATCATGATTTAATTACTGGagaaaaatcttttagtttCTCACAGGATGAAAATACTTCCTCACAAAAAATAGCTCAAAAGACAGGAACAAGAAGTTCTTTAACTTGCTTTATATGTGTAAAGAGTTTCAGTTGTCATGGAAatcttaaagtccacatgagaattcacactggagagaagccttacacctgccagCAGTGTGGAGTAAGTTTCACTCAAAATGGacaccttaaagtccacatgagaattcacagtggagagaagcctttcacctgccaacagtgtggaaagagcttcacAACAGAACTAAACCTTAGGTATCACATAAgcattcacactggagagaagccgttcacatgcgatcagtgtggaaagagtttcacacgtaaGGTAAACCTTTATAACCACTTCAGGATTCACTCAAGAGAGGACTGTTGCcgtcagtgtggaaagagattCTCAGGCACGAACAGCCTTACCAGGCACATGAGAACTCACTCTGGCGAGAAGCCTTTCGAATGCCACGAGTGTGGAAAGCGTTTCACTCAACAAGGAAGCCTTAACacccacatgagaattcacgcTGGGgagaagcctttcacatgcccgcagtgtggaaagagtttcactgtAAATGGTCACCTTAAAGCCCACAttagaattcacactggagagaagccctacacctgccaacagtgtggaaagagtttcactgaAAAAGGAAGCCTTGAAAGGCACTTGAGAACTCACaatggagagaagccttttacCTGCAAATTGTGTGGAAAGAACTTCATTGAAACCGGACATCTTGatgtccacatgagaattcacactggagagaagccttacacctgtcaacagtgtggaaagagtttctccCAACAAggaaaccttaaagtccacatgagaactCATATTGGAGcaaagccttacacctgccaacagtgtggaaagaattTCACTGAAAAAGGAAGCCTTGAAAGGCACTTAAGAACTCACAATGGAAAGAAGCCTTTTACCTGCAATTTGTGTGGAAAGAACTTCATTGAAACTGGACACCTTGACgcccacatgagaattcacactggagagaagccttacacctgccaacagtgtggaaaaagttttaaTCAACAAggaaaccttaaagtccacatgagaactCATATTGGAGCGAAGCCTTatacctgccaacagtgtggaaagagtttcactgaAAAAGGAAGCCTTAAAAGGcacatgaaaattcacaatGGAATAAGCCTTTGA